The proteins below are encoded in one region of Micromonospora pisi:
- a CDS encoding CU044_5270 family protein: protein MNATQFQPDPDERAELARLLPEPVERDLPSDRHHQLQELVMSQIHQDLQAAERTPRRSPRRRAVALVSALTAVAAVAVATVVITTGGNGGTGGVGNPGDGSVAQPGVVALSGQQILLAAATTVLTTSEGTGDYWHTKVMSDGGGQPANAYEYEFWTHRDGRTWFRAEKTGGEVIELKGGVPLRLGATDVTFGQLQQLPTSRDALKAWLVDAVANSGARWSGGLLTAELRELAVFDGLISLVSQLPTTPQVRAAAIQAIAAYPDVESLGEVEGGQGLLIPLPGGDQARLVIDPATGQLRKTNFFVTSDGSRAEAAENGFYTLVGEWTEALPS, encoded by the coding sequence ATGAACGCCACCCAGTTTCAGCCCGACCCAGACGAACGTGCGGAGCTGGCCCGGCTGCTGCCGGAACCGGTGGAGCGGGATCTGCCGAGCGACCGCCACCATCAACTCCAGGAGCTCGTGATGAGCCAGATCCACCAGGACCTACAGGCGGCCGAGCGGACACCGCGCCGCTCACCGAGACGGCGGGCCGTCGCCCTCGTCTCGGCACTGACCGCCGTCGCAGCCGTCGCCGTCGCCACGGTCGTGATCACCACTGGCGGTAACGGAGGGACCGGCGGAGTCGGGAACCCGGGCGACGGGTCGGTCGCCCAACCGGGCGTGGTGGCCCTCTCCGGCCAGCAGATCCTGCTCGCCGCCGCCACCACCGTACTGACCACGTCCGAAGGTACCGGCGACTACTGGCACACCAAAGTGATGTCCGACGGCGGCGGCCAACCCGCCAACGCCTACGAGTACGAGTTCTGGACTCACCGGGACGGCCGGACCTGGTTCCGGGCCGAAAAGACCGGTGGGGAGGTGATCGAGCTCAAGGGCGGGGTGCCGTTGCGGCTCGGCGCCACCGATGTCACGTTCGGGCAACTCCAGCAGCTACCGACGTCGCGGGACGCGTTGAAGGCGTGGCTTGTCGATGCCGTCGCGAACAGCGGCGCCAGGTGGAGCGGTGGCTTGCTCACCGCCGAACTGCGGGAGTTGGCCGTCTTCGACGGTCTGATCTCCCTGGTCTCCCAGTTGCCGACCACGCCACAGGTTCGTGCCGCCGCGATCCAGGCCATCGCCGCCTATCCCGACGTGGAAAGCCTCGGCGAGGTCGAGGGCGGACAGGGCCTGCTGATCCCGTTGCCGGGCGGGGACCAGGCACGGTTGGTCATCGACCCGGCGACCGGGCAGCTCCGTAAGACCAACTTCTTCGTCACCTCTGACGGATCCAGGGCCGAGGCCGCCGAGAACGGTTTCTACACGCTCGTCGGCGAGTGGACCGAGGCGCTGCCCAGCTAG
- a CDS encoding RNA polymerase sigma factor, whose protein sequence is MSLRVRVRSGDPDAFRELFDGHARTVYNHAYRLIGNWSTAEDVVSLTFLEAWRLRERVDVGTDTGSLRPWLLGIATNVARNVRRAARRHDVALARIAPEVEPDFADEVGNRIDDHERLALVRTAMAALRKAEREVLALCVWSGLDYAEAAVALGVPVGTVRSRLSRARKKLAKLVATGRLRPPVTHREPVAGHGQIDGDCGIAVLFAQENAQ, encoded by the coding sequence ATGAGTTTGCGCGTCCGGGTCCGTTCCGGGGACCCGGACGCGTTCAGAGAGCTGTTCGACGGACACGCTCGCACCGTGTACAACCACGCCTACCGGCTGATCGGGAACTGGTCGACGGCCGAGGACGTGGTCTCCCTGACCTTCCTCGAAGCGTGGCGGCTGCGCGAACGGGTGGACGTGGGCACCGACACCGGGTCGCTGCGACCGTGGCTGCTCGGCATCGCCACCAACGTGGCGCGCAACGTACGCCGGGCCGCCCGGCGACATGACGTGGCGTTGGCGCGAATCGCACCCGAGGTGGAGCCGGACTTCGCCGACGAAGTCGGTAACCGGATCGACGACCACGAACGCCTGGCTCTGGTCCGCACGGCAATGGCGGCGCTGCGTAAAGCCGAACGTGAGGTGCTGGCGCTCTGTGTCTGGTCCGGACTCGACTACGCCGAGGCTGCGGTCGCGCTCGGCGTGCCGGTCGGCACCGTACGCTCCCGGCTCTCCCGGGCCCGCAAGAAGCTGGCCAAGCTCGTCGCCACCGGACGACTTCGGCCTCCCGTGACACATCGGGAACCCGTCGCCGGCCACGGACAGATAGATGGTGACTGCGGCATCGCGGTCCTGTTCGCTCAGGAGAACGCCCAATGA
- a CDS encoding SDR family oxidoreductase has product MIVGIVVGPGSRARCPIDDSNYSSRLRLLLARFYRSVSLSRLDGCVMAKRWLITGCSSGLGRALAARLAAEGEQVVATARRPEVLAELVEQGRGNLVAAGLDVRDQAQCEAAVELAVATFGGIDILVNNAAYGQFGAVEEVSDSELVAQFETNVFGPWRLTRAVLPMWRAQHSGHAIFVGSVAGLVPFPGLSAYNASKFALEGVAESLASEVAHLGVKVTLLQPGGFATSYSSSLVLPSQRIDDYAPIIGGTLSGVQGMNHAEAINSPELFADVVWRLSRMEKPPLRLPVGPDAEYFLSPAYAARLKEYDDVIEAGHHTLA; this is encoded by the coding sequence TTGATCGTTGGAATTGTCGTCGGACCGGGAAGTCGTGCCCGGTGTCCCATAGATGACAGCAATTACTCTTCACGTCTGCGCCTTCTGCTGGCACGCTTCTATCGGTCGGTAAGCCTGTCGAGACTGGATGGTTGTGTCATGGCGAAGCGTTGGCTCATCACGGGTTGTTCGAGCGGTCTCGGCAGAGCACTCGCGGCCCGGCTCGCGGCCGAGGGAGAGCAGGTGGTGGCGACCGCGCGACGGCCGGAAGTGCTGGCTGAGCTGGTCGAGCAGGGTCGGGGCAATCTGGTCGCGGCCGGCTTGGACGTACGCGATCAGGCCCAGTGTGAGGCGGCGGTCGAGCTGGCGGTGGCGACCTTCGGTGGCATCGACATCTTGGTCAACAATGCCGCCTACGGTCAGTTCGGTGCGGTCGAAGAAGTGTCCGATTCGGAACTCGTCGCGCAATTCGAAACCAATGTCTTCGGGCCTTGGCGGCTGACCCGGGCTGTGTTGCCGATGTGGCGGGCGCAGCATTCCGGGCACGCAATCTTCGTGGGCTCGGTCGCCGGACTGGTGCCATTTCCGGGGCTTTCCGCATACAACGCGAGCAAGTTCGCGCTCGAAGGGGTGGCCGAGTCGTTGGCGAGCGAGGTCGCGCACCTCGGCGTGAAGGTGACGCTCCTGCAGCCGGGAGGTTTCGCCACCAGCTACAGCTCCTCGCTGGTGCTGCCGAGTCAACGCATCGACGACTACGCGCCGATCATCGGTGGAACGCTCAGCGGGGTGCAGGGCATGAACCACGCTGAGGCGATCAACTCGCCGGAACTCTTCGCCGACGTCGTCTGGCGCCTGAGCAGGATGGAGAAGCCGCCGCTGCGGCTACCGGTCGGTCCCGACGCGGAATACTTCCTCAGTCCCGCCTACGCCGCGCGGCTCAAGGAGTACGACGACGTCATCGAAGCCGGTCACCACACCCTCGCCTGA
- a CDS encoding TIGR04222 domain-containing membrane protein — translation MMINVAAPADIWGISEPDFLLLYVAVAGVLIVAAVVHRAIVLAGRKDFPASQLTPQQAAYLNGGDRLAVYASLGGLRAAGAIGMTRGRTLTTVGPLPAGATPLDQAVYNAAGQRIQPRRLVTHQWVVMALDQLRQELERVGLAPTQGQRRAVRFFPLLLIGLLGLGVLRFALRVANGQEATFHFVLLVASAVVMIVVIGGGPKQTRAARRAVRQLRTEHAHLAPSASPAYATYGANSAAMGAALFGGAALYSLDPGFAAEAEVQRKLAGTGSGGGGCGSGCGGGSDSGGGGSDGGAGGGCGGGGGGGGGGGCGGGGGG, via the coding sequence ATGATGATCAATGTTGCGGCGCCTGCGGACATCTGGGGAATCTCGGAACCGGACTTCCTGCTCCTGTACGTCGCCGTGGCCGGCGTGTTGATCGTCGCCGCCGTGGTGCACCGCGCCATCGTGCTAGCTGGGCGAAAAGATTTTCCGGCATCCCAACTGACCCCGCAGCAGGCCGCCTACCTCAACGGCGGTGACCGACTCGCCGTCTACGCCTCGCTCGGCGGACTGCGGGCCGCCGGTGCGATCGGTATGACGCGAGGACGCACTCTCACCACTGTCGGTCCGCTGCCCGCCGGGGCTACGCCACTGGACCAGGCCGTCTACAACGCTGCCGGACAACGGATCCAACCTCGGAGGCTGGTCACCCACCAGTGGGTGGTGATGGCGCTCGACCAGCTTCGGCAGGAGCTCGAACGGGTGGGGTTGGCGCCTACCCAAGGGCAGCGACGAGCGGTCCGCTTCTTTCCGTTGCTGCTGATCGGCCTGCTCGGGCTCGGTGTGCTCCGGTTCGCCCTCAGGGTCGCCAACGGCCAGGAGGCGACGTTCCACTTCGTGCTACTCGTCGCGTCTGCCGTGGTGATGATCGTGGTGATCGGCGGCGGGCCGAAGCAGACGCGGGCCGCCCGACGCGCCGTACGGCAGCTACGAACCGAACACGCACACCTTGCCCCGTCCGCCTCACCGGCCTACGCAACCTACGGCGCGAACAGCGCCGCGATGGGTGCCGCACTCTTCGGAGGTGCCGCGCTCTACAGTCTCGACCCCGGCTTCGCGGCGGAGGCCGAGGTGCAGCGCAAGCTCGCTGGCACCGGTAGCGGCGGCGGCGGATGCGGTAGTGGATGTGGCGGCGGCTCCGACAGCGGCGGCGGTGGCTCCGACGGTGGCGCGGGTGGCGGGTGCGGTGGTGGCGGCGGTGGTGGTGGTGGCGGCGGGTGCGGTGGGGGTGGCGGCGGATGA
- a CDS encoding pentapeptide repeat-containing protein, with translation MQTRRIGGLDVLVPDLDPRDLDEVTGLPDGDLVEALITEESWSGSRLYETRIRSSQLTGVDASNAAWEKVTLHGSVFERVDFSNAELSDVVVERCVFSGCRLTGTHFIGATLKNVVFENCRLDFAALRDVAGTGPVALVDCILTEASMANCRLRELVLRGCRLDRLEFEGCDLRGADLRGNELADILGALGNLRGVTLGPEQLADLAALAVRDLAVTVRVETP, from the coding sequence ATGCAGACGAGACGAATCGGTGGGCTCGACGTCCTGGTCCCTGACCTGGACCCACGGGACCTGGACGAGGTGACGGGGCTGCCGGACGGGGATCTGGTAGAGGCCCTGATCACCGAGGAGAGCTGGTCGGGGAGTCGTCTGTACGAGACCCGAATCCGCAGCAGTCAGCTCACCGGGGTTGATGCCAGCAATGCGGCCTGGGAAAAGGTCACCCTGCACGGGTCGGTCTTCGAACGGGTCGACTTCTCCAACGCCGAGCTTTCCGACGTGGTGGTCGAGCGCTGCGTCTTCAGTGGCTGCCGCCTGACCGGCACGCACTTCATCGGCGCGACCCTGAAAAACGTCGTCTTCGAGAACTGCCGACTCGACTTCGCTGCCCTGCGTGATGTCGCCGGTACGGGGCCGGTGGCCCTGGTCGACTGCATCCTCACCGAAGCCAGCATGGCGAACTGCCGTCTCCGTGAACTCGTACTTCGGGGCTGTCGGCTGGACAGGCTGGAGTTCGAAGGGTGCGACCTACGTGGGGCAGACCTGCGGGGCAACGAGCTGGCCGACATCCTCGGCGCGCTCGGCAACCTGCGCGGCGTGACTCTTGGTCCGGAGCAACTCGCTGATCTCGCCGCCCTGGCCGTACGCGACCTTGCCGTCACCGTCCGGGTTGAGACACCGTAA
- the amcA gene encoding multiple cyclophane-containing RiPP AmcA: protein MASPLVTLVSADADYLERFGVDLTQPTLVAVDAARFDNRPTWDNKPKFDSKPGWDNWSKKGK, encoded by the coding sequence GTGGCAAGTCCACTGGTCACTCTCGTCAGCGCGGACGCCGATTACCTGGAGCGTTTCGGGGTCGACCTGACCCAGCCGACGCTCGTCGCCGTCGACGCTGCGAGGTTCGACAACCGGCCGACGTGGGACAACAAGCCGAAGTTCGACAGCAAGCCTGGCTGGGACAACTGGAGCAAGAAGGGCAAGTAG
- the amcB gene encoding cyclophane-forming radical SAM peptide maturase AmcB, with the protein MKDLGVVRRLHQPAIAGSFHTLVVQPTTFCNLNCTYCYLQERGQRRLMSQAVATACAGSIAAQGSSYPVDVVWHGGEPTTTPIERFRELLMPFEDLRRAGSMRHEIQTNATLLDSRWCDLFAEYEFDVGVSIDGPGLNNVNRLDWAGTRTFDRTMRGVDALVRSGLSFTAICVVTPESVEHVDELAEFFTNLAGCVSVGFNLEEQEGGNRPPMSEEAAYRFWRRLVQRRLDGSPLRVRDLDRLADYIGAGRDGSPGHAPYEPIPTVSCEGDTVLLSPELLGVRSADYGDFIAGNVLQTSIPEMLADAGSLRYVAEFIDALNGCADTCGFFDYCKGAQAGNRYFEHGTLTATETNYCRTTRQALVRAAADQFHPEEKGR; encoded by the coding sequence ATGAAGGATCTCGGTGTCGTAAGGCGCCTTCACCAGCCTGCCATCGCCGGCAGTTTCCATACGTTGGTGGTGCAGCCTACGACCTTCTGCAACCTCAACTGTACGTATTGCTACCTCCAGGAGCGTGGGCAGCGCAGGCTGATGTCACAGGCTGTCGCGACTGCCTGCGCTGGCTCCATCGCCGCCCAGGGGAGCAGCTATCCGGTGGACGTCGTGTGGCACGGCGGCGAGCCGACCACCACACCGATCGAGAGGTTCCGCGAGCTGCTCATGCCCTTCGAGGACCTTCGACGGGCTGGGAGCATGCGGCATGAGATCCAGACCAACGCGACGTTGCTCGACTCGCGTTGGTGCGACCTGTTCGCCGAATACGAATTCGACGTCGGGGTGAGCATCGATGGACCGGGGCTCAACAACGTTAACCGTCTCGATTGGGCCGGTACGCGGACCTTCGACCGCACGATGCGGGGCGTGGATGCACTGGTCCGCTCGGGGCTGTCGTTCACCGCGATCTGCGTGGTCACACCCGAGAGCGTCGAGCATGTGGACGAGTTGGCGGAGTTCTTCACCAACCTCGCCGGCTGCGTCTCGGTCGGCTTCAACCTTGAGGAGCAGGAGGGCGGGAACCGCCCGCCGATGTCAGAGGAAGCGGCCTATCGGTTCTGGCGCCGGCTTGTTCAGCGCCGGTTGGACGGCAGCCCGCTCCGGGTACGAGACCTGGACCGCCTGGCCGACTACATCGGTGCGGGCCGGGACGGCTCGCCTGGGCATGCGCCGTACGAGCCGATACCTACGGTGTCATGTGAGGGCGATACGGTCCTCCTCTCGCCCGAGTTGCTTGGCGTACGCAGCGCGGACTACGGCGACTTCATCGCCGGGAACGTCCTCCAGACATCTATTCCCGAAATGCTCGCGGACGCCGGCAGCCTGCGCTACGTGGCGGAGTTCATCGATGCTCTGAACGGATGCGCCGATACCTGTGGCTTCTTCGACTACTGCAAGGGCGCGCAGGCAGGCAACCGCTACTTCGAGCACGGCACCTTGACCGCCACCGAGACCAACTACTGCCGAACGACTCGTCAAGCCCTGGTTCGCGCCGCCGCGGACCAGTTTCATCCGGAGGAGAAAGGGAGGTAG
- a CDS encoding GntR family transcriptional regulator, with protein MPPLYRKIATELRKRIISGELSPGDKLPTETQLQDQYDVSRNTVRLATALLLNEGLVESVPGRTGGMVVRERVTLTYHASRAEMPHGLWAESDAWFGEVRAQGHEPTQEFELRIEAVTAAIAERLGVEADSTVAVRRCIRRVNGQPSSVQSSYYPMDLCETVPELLSPRDIPHGTTRLLAERGYQQLGAEDELVAAMPTPEEVTLLRLNPGTPVLHYIRTGFTADRPVRVSVTTFAGDRNRVVYTLGDAEVIARFRDRDSTE; from the coding sequence GTGCCGCCGCTCTACCGGAAGATCGCCACCGAGCTTCGGAAGCGGATCATCTCCGGAGAACTCAGCCCTGGCGACAAACTGCCGACCGAGACTCAACTCCAAGACCAGTACGACGTCTCCCGCAACACGGTTCGCCTTGCGACCGCTCTGCTGCTCAACGAAGGTCTGGTCGAGTCCGTACCCGGTCGCACCGGCGGGATGGTCGTCCGCGAGCGGGTCACCCTGACCTATCACGCAAGCCGGGCCGAAATGCCGCACGGGCTGTGGGCCGAGTCCGACGCCTGGTTCGGCGAAGTACGCGCCCAAGGCCACGAACCCACGCAGGAGTTCGAGCTGCGGATCGAAGCGGTGACTGCTGCGATTGCCGAACGGCTCGGCGTGGAGGCAGACTCCACAGTCGCCGTACGCCGCTGCATCCGCCGGGTCAACGGACAGCCCTCATCGGTGCAGTCGAGCTACTACCCGATGGACCTCTGCGAAACCGTGCCCGAGTTGCTGTCGCCACGAGACATCCCGCATGGCACAACCCGGCTGCTCGCCGAGCGCGGCTACCAGCAGCTCGGCGCCGAAGACGAGCTGGTCGCGGCGATGCCCACGCCGGAAGAGGTGACCCTTCTGCGGCTCAACCCGGGCACGCCGGTCCTGCACTACATCCGAACCGGGTTCACCGCCGACCGACCGGTGCGCGTATCGGTGACCACGTTCGCTGGTGACCGAAACCGCGTTGTCTACACCCTGGGCGATGCCGAAGTGATTGCCCGCTTCCGCGACCGGGACTCGACCGAATGA
- a CDS encoding GNAT family N-acetyltransferase, translated as MIITRAELDDVDIIMSWRRERVAWLAARGEEQWSIPLPRSAVAATVSAGQTWLIWNDQEPIATVTLTAYVDVDSLWKPDRDPEALWYPEDDPSDALYVAKMMIPLQHAGGDLGGEMLDWAGGRAYEAGLTWLRLDAWTTNVQLHRYYQRQGFRHVRTIESRVSGACFERPAQPYTGDRLKTELR; from the coding sequence ATGATCATCACTCGCGCCGAGCTGGACGACGTAGACATCATCATGTCGTGGCGTCGTGAACGGGTCGCCTGGTTGGCCGCGCGCGGCGAGGAGCAGTGGTCAATCCCGCTCCCCCGGTCTGCGGTCGCCGCCACGGTGTCCGCTGGGCAGACCTGGCTCATCTGGAACGACCAAGAACCGATCGCCACTGTCACGCTGACCGCCTACGTCGACGTCGACTCGCTCTGGAAGCCCGACCGCGACCCAGAAGCGCTGTGGTACCCGGAAGACGACCCGTCTGATGCGCTCTACGTGGCGAAGATGATGATCCCGTTGCAGCACGCGGGAGGAGACTTGGGCGGCGAGATGCTGGACTGGGCCGGCGGGCGCGCGTACGAAGCCGGGCTGACCTGGCTCAGGCTCGACGCGTGGACAACAAACGTGCAGCTACACCGCTACTACCAGCGGCAAGGCTTCCGACACGTCCGCACGATCGAGTCTCGGGTGTCTGGCGCCTGCTTCGAACGACCTGCCCAGCCATACACGGGCGACCGGCTAAAGACTGAGCTGCGCTGA
- a CDS encoding UTRA domain-containing protein: MSTPRWASTSDPYVIPGVGDAWAKEAAARGRTGSQQLLGVETVVPDLAIRTALDLGDEGRAVVRRRLILEDDQPVELADSYYPAWLAGGTPLAENQKIRGGAIAVLAQLGHTPATVTENITARQPTEAEQTELRIGDHEPLLVMRRLNRNGAGRPVEYVITHTVARLSPGFTYQMQIPVE, from the coding sequence ATGAGCACCCCGCGTTGGGCCAGCACGTCCGATCCCTACGTCATACCGGGAGTTGGCGACGCGTGGGCCAAGGAGGCTGCGGCTCGTGGCCGTACCGGTAGCCAACAGCTCCTCGGTGTCGAGACGGTGGTCCCCGATCTGGCGATCCGAACAGCTCTCGACCTCGGGGACGAGGGCCGGGCCGTAGTGCGGCGTCGCTTGATCCTTGAGGATGACCAGCCCGTCGAGCTGGCCGACTCCTACTACCCAGCCTGGTTGGCCGGCGGCACGCCTCTTGCCGAGAACCAGAAGATCCGAGGCGGCGCGATCGCTGTGCTCGCGCAGCTCGGGCACACTCCGGCCACCGTCACGGAGAACATCACCGCCCGCCAACCGACCGAGGCAGAGCAGACGGAGCTCCGCATCGGCGACCACGAGCCGCTACTTGTCATGCGGCGCCTGAACCGGAACGGCGCCGGCAGACCCGTCGAGTACGTCATCACCCACACAGTCGCCCGACTCTCCCCTGGCTTCACATACCAGATGCAGATACCCGTCGAGTGA
- a CDS encoding ParA family protein, translating to MTTVVSIFNHKGGVSKTTTTFNLGWMLARLGHRVLLVDADPQCNLTGVSLGLSNTWPLDDFAENSDAATARDEEFRATQLVTKEFYTANVERTLYGALKPAFESEPRMLDAVECAPIVGCDNLFLLPGHIQIGEYEVSLSVAQELSGTLLALRNIPGAINYLIRATAEAIGADFVLVDMSPSLGSLNQNIVATSDLVFVPTSPDFYTVMALRSLSKVLPRWYRWAKSASENETLQTATYPFPEPRMKFAGAVIQRYRLYRAPTEDNPYGDPTGPFKEWIDRVAESIRFDFAPPLKQAGLMLPTSTYQDAGIGEDYVLGRIQEFNSLLPKSQEHRLPVFELTSNELGQSGVVLDASMRQISSLNRIFKGIAEKVAALAVSQP from the coding sequence GTGACGACAGTTGTCTCGATCTTCAACCACAAGGGTGGCGTTAGCAAAACGACTACCACATTCAACCTTGGATGGATGCTCGCACGCCTCGGCCACAGAGTGCTGCTGGTCGATGCCGATCCACAATGTAACTTGACAGGAGTCTCACTCGGCCTCTCCAACACGTGGCCACTCGACGACTTTGCCGAAAACTCCGATGCAGCCACAGCAAGGGACGAAGAGTTCCGCGCGACGCAATTGGTGACCAAGGAGTTTTATACTGCCAATGTTGAGCGGACGCTCTACGGAGCACTGAAGCCAGCGTTTGAATCTGAACCGCGAATGTTGGACGCAGTAGAGTGTGCACCAATCGTCGGTTGCGATAACCTCTTTTTGCTTCCAGGACACATCCAGATTGGCGAGTACGAGGTATCACTAAGCGTGGCACAGGAGCTATCCGGCACGCTTCTGGCACTCCGCAACATTCCCGGCGCCATAAACTATCTCATTCGCGCAACCGCCGAAGCAATTGGCGCCGACTTCGTCTTAGTCGACATGAGTCCCAGCCTGGGATCGTTGAATCAGAACATTGTGGCGACAAGCGATCTCGTATTCGTTCCAACCTCCCCCGACTTCTATACAGTGATGGCACTCAGATCCTTATCTAAAGTCCTTCCGCGCTGGTATAGATGGGCAAAGTCAGCAAGCGAGAACGAGACCCTACAGACTGCCACCTACCCATTTCCGGAGCCTCGGATGAAGTTCGCTGGAGCAGTGATTCAAAGGTACCGACTGTACCGTGCACCAACAGAAGACAATCCATATGGCGATCCTACGGGGCCGTTTAAGGAGTGGATCGATCGCGTCGCCGAGTCAATCCGCTTCGACTTCGCCCCGCCCTTGAAACAGGCCGGGTTAATGTTGCCCACCTCCACCTACCAAGACGCAGGCATTGGCGAAGATTACGTGTTGGGGCGGATTCAGGAATTCAATAGCTTGCTTCCTAAGTCACAGGAGCACAGGCTTCCGGTATTCGAGCTTACATCCAACGAACTTGGCCAATCAGGTGTCGTTTTGGACGCATCCATGAGACAGATCAGCAGCCTCAATAGGATCTTCAAAGGGATCGCCGAGAAGGTGGCCGCCTTAGCAGTAAGCCAGCCGTAA
- a CDS encoding tyrosine-type recombinase/integrase, which translates to MEPRNLNRHFAALRETAGCPDVRLHDLRHTVVSLLMELGVPPHVVQAIARHADVKITL; encoded by the coding sequence ATGGAACCGCGTAACCTCAATCGGCACTTCGCCGCTCTGCGGGAAACGGCCGGCTGTCCAGACGTGCGGCTACACGACCTGCGGCACACTGTCGTCTCGCTGCTGATGGAACTGGGCGTACCGCCGCACGTCGTCCAGGCCATCGCCCGTCACGCCGACGTGAAGATCACCCTATAG
- a CDS encoding peroxiredoxin — translation MPIEVGAEAPDFVLKDQNNQEVRLADFRGRRNVLLVFYPLAFSGTCQGELSEARDNLDEYVNDNVQLLTVSVDSVYSHKVWAMEQGFLFPLLADFWPHGGVAQAYGVFNDVRGYANRGTFVIDRAGVVRFAEMNEPGVARDQAGWRKALAAATA, via the coding sequence ATGCCGATCGAGGTTGGCGCCGAGGCGCCCGACTTCGTGCTGAAGGACCAGAACAACCAGGAGGTACGCCTGGCGGACTTCCGCGGGCGGCGGAACGTCCTGCTGGTCTTCTACCCCCTGGCCTTCTCCGGCACCTGCCAGGGCGAGCTGTCCGAGGCACGCGACAACCTCGACGAGTACGTCAACGACAACGTCCAGTTGTTGACCGTCAGCGTCGACTCGGTCTACAGCCACAAGGTCTGGGCCATGGAGCAGGGCTTCCTGTTTCCGCTCCTGGCCGACTTCTGGCCGCACGGCGGGGTGGCCCAGGCGTACGGCGTCTTCAACGACGTCCGGGGGTACGCCAACCGGGGCACCTTCGTGATCGACCGGGCGGGTGTGGTCCGCTTCGCCGAGATGAACGAACCCGGCGTAGCGCGAGACCAGGCAGGCTGGCGCAAGGCGCTGGCCGCAGCCACCGCCTGA
- a CDS encoding DUF3052 domain-containing protein encodes MSATAGQAADGVRSLADRFGIEPGMVVMEMGYDDDVDQELRDALTDRCGELVDEDTDEVVDAVLVWYRDGDGDLFELLVDALGPLADNGVVWLLTPKAGRDGHVEPSEVSESAPTAGLQQTSTINAGKDWSGARLVLRRGAKVKK; translated from the coding sequence GTGAGCGCGACCGCTGGTCAGGCCGCCGACGGAGTACGGAGCCTGGCGGACCGGTTCGGCATCGAGCCGGGGATGGTCGTCATGGAGATGGGGTACGACGATGACGTCGACCAGGAACTCCGTGACGCCCTGACCGACCGTTGTGGGGAACTGGTCGACGAGGACACCGACGAGGTGGTGGACGCCGTACTGGTCTGGTACCGGGACGGCGACGGCGACCTTTTCGAGCTTCTCGTGGATGCCCTCGGCCCGCTGGCGGACAACGGCGTGGTGTGGCTGTTGACGCCGAAGGCCGGACGTGACGGCCACGTCGAGCCGAGCGAGGTCAGTGAGTCGGCGCCCACCGCCGGCCTCCAGCAGACCTCCACGATCAACGCCGGCAAGGACTGGAGCGGGGCCCGCCTGGTCCTGCGCCGGGGAGCGAAAGTGAAGAAGTAG